A genome region from Leptodactylus fuscus isolate aLepFus1 chromosome 6, aLepFus1.hap2, whole genome shotgun sequence includes the following:
- the COX4I2 gene encoding cytochrome c oxidase subunit 4 isoform 2, mitochondrial, with protein sequence MSQNALLLAFSQKLCLAVIPDPVPESLSILQSLQLSSLALTMLSVLAQRSSLLAKMRLLGAISVRGAHSHGDHDAVPYYTKPAYFDHRTLPLPDIPFHDSLSSQETALKEKEKGPWKQLSPEDKIALYRIKFNLTYAELNKPSNEWKTVIGAILFFFGVTGLIVWWQRVHVFPPLPHTLQEDWIAMQIRRMLDMRVGPIEGFSSNWDYEKNDWKK encoded by the exons ATGTCCCAGAATGCCCTGCTCCTGGCTTTTTCTCAAAAACTGTGTCTGGCTGTGATCCCAGATCCTGTGCCTGAGTCTCTCTCCATTTTACAGagtctgcagctcagctccctcgCTCTCACT ATGTTGTCGGTTCTGGCACAGAGGTCATCACTCTTGGCTAAAATGAGGCTTTTGGGAGCCATCAGTGTAAGAGGTGCCCACAGCCATGGGGACCATG ATGCAGTACCATATTACACCAAGCCGGCATATTTTGACCACCGGACTTTACCTCTGCCTGATATTCCCTTCCATGATAGTCTGAGCTCCCAAGAAACTGCACTTAAGGAAAAGGAAAAAGGACCTTGGAAGCAGCTGAGCCCAGAAGACAAGATAGCAC TTTACCGCATAAAGTTTAATCTGACATACGCAGAGCTGAATAAACCGTCCAATGAGTGGAAAACTGTTATTGGTGCTATCTTGTTCTTCTTTGGTGTAACAGGACTCATAGTGTGGTGGCAAAGAGTACATG TGTTCCCTCCTCTTCCACACACCCTGCAAGAGGACTGGATAGCAATGCAGATTCGTAGGATGCTGGACATGCGTGTagggcctattgaaggcttctccTCCAACTGGGATTATGAGAAGAATGACTGGAAGAAATAA